CGCCAACGAACACAAAACCCTGTGGGAGCTGGCTTGCCAGCGAAAGCGGTGGATCAGTCAACACTAATAGCGACAGTGACGACGCCATCGCTGGCAAGCCAGCTCCCACAGGGGGCGCGTTGGGCTTAGAATGGCGCCCAGGATCCATCCCGCCTTCACGAGACCGCGCATGACTTTCGATTTTGATCAGCTATTCGACCGCCACAACACCGGCAGCACCAAGTGGAGCCGCTACCCGGCCGATGTGTTGCCGATGTGGGTCGCTGATATGGATTTCGCCGCGCCACCGGTGATCATCGAGGCGTTGCAGCAGCGTCTGCTGCACCCGCTGGTGGGTTACAGCGTGGCACAGGACAACTTGCGTGAGGCGATCGTCGCCGACCTGTGGGACAAGTTCGCCTGGAAGGTCAAACCGCAGGAGCTGATCTTCCTGCCGGGTGTTGAATCGGGTTTCAACATGGCTTTGAAAGCGCTGGTGCAGCCGCAGCAAAACGTCGTGGTGCAGGTGCCGAACTACCCGCCGCTGCGGCATGCGCCGGGGCATTGGGGGCTGAACAAGGTCGAGCTGGAATTCATCCCCCAGGCCGATGGAACTTACGCCACGCCGCTGGAGACCCTGCGCGAATCGCTGAACGGTGGCGGCGCCCTGCTCTTGAGCAACCCGCACAACCCGATCGGCAAGGTGTTTGGCCGTGAGGAGCTGCAAGCCGTAGCGGATATCTGTGCGGCACAGGACGCCTGGATCATCTCCGACGAGATCCACGCCGAACTGTGCTTCGACGGCCGCGTGCACATTCCGACCGCGTCCCTCAGCCCGGAAATCGCCAAGCGCACCATCACCCTGATGTCGGCGAGCAAGGCCTACAACATCGCCGGCCTCAAGACCTCGTTCATGATCATCCAGGACGCCGCCCTGCGCGAACGCGTCAACCACGCGCGCTGCGGCATGGTCGACAGCGTCAACCCGCTGGGCATGGAAGCCACCCGCGTCGCCTACAGCGAAGGCGCGCCGTGGCTGGCCGAACTGAAAACCTATCTGCAGGCCAACCGCGACTGGTTGGTGGATGCGGTGCGCAGCCGCTTGCCGGGGGTGACGATCAATGTGCCGCAAGGGACGTATCTGGCGTGGCTCGATTGCTCGGCGCTGGACCTGGACAATCCGCAGCAGTTCTTCCTTGAACAGGCCAGTGTCGGTCTGAGCGCCGGGCTGGATTTCGGCGATCAGCACCAACAGTTCGTGCGCCTGAACTTCGGCTGCCCGCGGTCGTTGCTCGAAGAGGGCATCAGCCGCATGGAGCGCGCCCTGACCCAGCGCAATACCTGAAAACACCACCAATCTGTAGGAGTGAGCCTGCTCGCGATAGCTGACTGACATTCAACATCAATGTCGGCTGATACACCGCTATCGCGAGCAGGCTCACTCCTACAATGGTTTTGTGGTCATCCAAAATCCGATCGAACTCACGGCAAATCGTCCAGGTCAACCACCCATACCTGCCCTAAGAACCTCGGAGATCTGTGATGACCGACTATCCAAAACCACCCTTCCCCGCACAAGCCCAAGCCGTCCCCGGTGCGCAAAGCAAAATGCAGCCGTACCCCGACTGCGGCGAGCAAAGCTACGTCGGCTCCGGGCGGCTGGCCGGCAAGATTGCGCTGATTACCGGTGCCGACAGCGGCATTGGCCGCGCGGTGGCGATTGCCTTCGCCCGTGAAGGCGCTGACGTGGTCGTGGCCTATCTGAATGAACATGAAGACGCCAAAGAGACCGCACGCTGGGTTGAACAGGCAGGCCGCCAGTGCCTGTTGCTGTCCGGCGATCTCGCGCACAAGGCCCATTGTCAGGAACTGGTGGACAAGACCGTCGAACGCTTCGGGCGCATCGACATTCTGGTGAACAACGCCGCGTTCCAGATGACCCACGAAACCTTCGAAGAAATCCCCGATGAAGAATGGGTGATGACCTTCGACGTCAACATCACGGCGATTTTCCGGTTGTGCCAGGCAGCGATCAAACACATGCGCCCCGGCGCGTCGATCATCAACACCAGCTCGGTCAACTCGGACATGCCCAAACCGACCCTGCTGGCCTACGCCACCACCAAGGGCGCGATCGCCAACTTCACCGGCGGACTGGCACAGATACTCGGGCCAAAAGAAATCCGCGTGAACTGCGTGGCCCCCGGACCAATCTGGACGCCACTGATCGTCTCGACCATGCCCGATGAAGAGGTGCAGAACTTCGGCAGCGAAACCCCGCTCGGGCGCCCCGGACAACCGGTGGAAGTGGCGCCAATCTATGTGCTGCTCGCCTCCGATGAAGCCAGTTACATCACCGGTCAGCGATATGGCGTCACCGGCGGCAAGCCGATGTTGTAAGCCTCCATGAGCTTTGTCATCTGGGTCGCGGTGCTTGGCGCGGTGTTGCTGACCCTCGCGCTGACCTCGTCGTACCTGCGCTGGATGCCGGTTACCACTTCGGCCGTGTGCCTGCTGCTGGGGATCGGCATTGGCCCCAGCGGTCTGGATCTGCTGAAGCTGTCACTGGAAAACGCCTCGGTGTGGATGGAACACCTCACGGAAGTGGCGGTGCTGTTTTCGCTGTTTGTCTGCGGGCTGAAGTTGCGTCTGCCGCTGCGCGACAAGCGTTGGCGGATTGCGTTCGGGTTGGCGGGCCCGGTGATGGTCTTGACCATTGCCGGGGTCAGCGTGTTGCTGCACTGGGGCCTGCAACTGTCGTGGGGGCCGTCGCTGCTGATCGGGGCGATGCTCGCGCCGACCGACCCGGTGCTGGCCGCTCTGGTGCAGGTCAACGACGCACGGGATGTCGACAGCGTACGCTTCGGTCTGTCCGGTGAAGCCGGGCTTAACGACGGCATCGCGTTCCCGTTCGTGATTCTCGGATTGCTGCTGTTGCAGGCCGACGCGCAACCCGGCGCCTTGACCGATTGGGTGCTGCAAGGTTTGCTCTGGGCGGTGCCGGTCGGTTTGCTGACCGGTTACTGGATGGGGCGCGGCATCGGTCGGTTGACGCTGTCGTTGCGCATCCGCAACGACGACAGCACCCTGAGCCCGAATGATTATTTGGCGCTGTCGCTGATTGCTCTGGCTTACGTCGGCGCGGATGCAATTGGCGGTTATGGTTTTCTGTCGGTATTCGCCGCCGGCCTCGGCTTGCGTCAGGAAGAAGTCAAATCCACCGGCGCCAGCCAGCCGCCCGCCGAACATCTGGTGCAACCGGTGGTCGGCCACCAGAACATCGAACCGCAGCACGCGGTGCACGGCGATACCGAACGACTGGAAAGCAGCCAGGTCGCGGCCGGGATCATGATGGGCGACATGCTCTCGTTCGGCAGTCTGGTGGAACGGGCCATGGAAGTGTTTCTGGTGACCCTGCTCGGTGTGGTACTGGTGCCGCATTGGGACTGGCGCGCACTGGTCATTGGCGCGGTGCTGTTCTGCGTGGTGCGTCCGGCCTGCGTCGCGTTGATGCCTTGGGGCACTTTGCTCGACGGTGGTCAGCGGCTGTTGATCGGTTGGTTCGGCATTCGCGGGATCGGCAGTCTGTTCTATCTGTTTTATGCCTTGAACCATGGCCTCAGTCCTTCAGTCGCGACGTTGTGCACCAACATCACCCTGTCCGTGGTAGCGCTGAGCATTTTACTGCATGGCATCAGCACCCAGCCGCTGCTGGCGCGCTACGAACAACGGCAAAAACGAAAAAACTGATTTTTCCGGCGGCAATATGTCGGGAAATCCATCGAAGTTTTTTCTGAAAATAAATGGATCCCTCGGCCAAAACCGACAGTCACAACCATAACCCCTCGCTGGATGCACTCGGCGGGGTCCGGCAGGTTCGGTTCCCCTGCGGCTTGCAGCCCATGAAGAGGAATCTTTGGATAACAAGGTCACGGTCATGAAAGAATGCTCGACTCCGGCACAAATCAAGGCTTGCAGGGCTTTGGCCCTGGAACGCAATCGTCAACTGTTCGAAGATGCCCACGCCCTCAACCGAGCGGCTTACGAGCTGCTGGAAGCGGACAATCTGGACCTCGAACAGTTTGAGCACTATCGAGCACTGCGCCGCAAAGCCGATGCGAAGTTCGAGGAAGCCATCGATCACTTGTGCGTCCTCAACGAAGACTTCCCGCCGATTCCAATGTCACCGCATCACTCGCAGGAATTGCGTCGGCAACTTGAAACCGTCGAATAAAGCACACAAGAAAAAGCCCGGCAGCGATGTCCGGGCTTTTTCTTTGGGCGGCGTTCAGCCCCCGGGGTTGGTCACCTGAATGAACACTGCATAAGCTCCGAGCAGGATCCAGAACGTGGCGAAGATCCATGGCGTGCGCACCGAAAACAACAGCGACTTGCGATAGCCCTTGTGGCTCGACTCCATTTCACTGAACAGCGGCGACTCGTCGTAAGCCATGCCCATGATCGGCTCGCTGCGCAACAACTCGCTCTGCTTGTAGTGCCAGTGATCGATGATGTCGTACGCCGCACGAATCCCCGGCCAGGCGTTGAGCGAACTGAGCAGCCCGAGCAGTGCGAGAAACGGCGGCACCACCAGCGTGAACAGCTTGCCCCACTCGGGGTTGAGGTTGGCCATGCACGAAGCGAAGGCAATCACCAGAAACGACTGCGCCGCGAGATAGGCATCGGTGCGATTGGCGAGGATGCTGGTTTCGTACTGGATTTCCTTGCGATAGAAATCCAGCCGTTCCTTAGGTGAGCCGAACATCTTGGCATCGTGTTCGGTCAGGTGCTCTTCAGCGCTGGGCTGAGTCAGTATGCGGGGCAAGGGACGCGCACTCCGTGGCGGGGAAACCTTTTAGAAGGCCCTCGCCACGGACAAGTTCAGGCGGATTCACTTCATCGACTGCGCGATGATTTCCACCAGGTTGAGCTGGGTGAATGGCTTGGGCAGACGCGGCAATTGCGCGGCAAAGCCTTCCAGACGTTCGGCGTAACCGGTGGCCAGAATGATCGGCAGATCCGGCTTGAGCAAACGCACCGCATGCGCCAGTTGCGCGCCGCTCATCTGCGGCATGGCCATGTCGGTGATCATCAGATCGATGACTTCGCCCTGCTCGAACAACGCCAGCGCCTTGGCACCGGACGTGGCGCTGATCACGCGATGGCCAAGGTCTTCGAGCAGCAGCGTGGTGCTGGTCATCACCAGCGAATCGTCGTCCACCACCAGCACGCTGAGGCGCGGCACCAACACCGGTTTGACCGCCGGGTAGAGGTTTTTTGCCGTCTCCCCGGCTAACGCCACCGGTATCCACATTTCAGCGCGGGTGCCATGGCCTTTTTCGCTCTTGAGAATGAAACGGCCACCCAGTTGCTCGATAAAGCCATGCACCATCGACAAGCCCAGCCCGGTGCCCTTGCCCACGCCCTTGGTGGTGAAAAACGGATCCCTGGCCGAACCCAGCGTGGCTTCGTCCATGCCCTCACCCGTGTCGATCACGCTCAGGCACACATAGCGTCCCGCCGCCATTGACGAATGGCTTTGCTCAAGCACGACTTCCGGCTGCGCGCAAATGCACAGGCTGCCACCGTCGGCCATGGCGTCGCGGGCGTTGGTCGCCAGATTGAGCAACGCCAGTTCCAGTTGGTTGCTGTCGGCCAGCACCGGTTGCAGATCCTCGGGAAAGCGTGTCTCGATGCGAATCCCGGGGCCGATCGAGCTGCGCAACAGCCCAGTGATGCCTTGCACCAGTTGCGGGATATCGACCGGCTCGGTCTTGAGTTCCTGACGGCGGGCGAAGGCCAGCATGCGTTGGGTCAGCGATACGCCACGCAATGCACCCTGCGTGGCGTTTTCCAGCAGACGGCTGTTTTTCGGGTCGTCACCGATGCGTTTTTGCAGAATCTCCAGATTGCCCAGAATCACCGTCAGCAAATTGTTGAAGTCATGGGCGATGCCGCCGCTGAGCTGACCGATGGCCTGCATCTTCTGCGCTTGGAACAATGCTTCGCGGGTCTTTTCCAGCGCCACTTGCGACTCATGGGCTTCGGTGACATCGCGGGTGATCTTGGCAAACCCGAGCAGCGTGCCGGTTTCGCCGCGAATGGCATCGACCACCACGTGGGCCAGAAACCGCGTGCCATCCTTGCGCATGCGCCAGCTCTTGTTCTCGAAACGGCCCTCGCGGGTGGCAATCTCCAGCGCCCGTTGCGGTTCGCCGGCCACACGGTCTTCCGGGGTGTAGAAAATCGAAAAATGCTGGCCGATGATTTCTTCCGGCTGGTACCCCTTGATCCGCTGGGCGCCCTGATTCCAGTTGCTCACACGACCTTCGGGGCTGAGCATGTAGATCGCATAATCGGTGACACCCTGCACCAGCAGGCGAAACTGCTGTTCGCTTTGCTTGAGGGTTTCCTCGGCCATCTTGCGGTCGGTCAGGTCACGGGTGATCTTGGCATAGCCGAGCACTTTGCCGTTGGGATCAATGATCGGATCGATGACCACATGGCACCAGAAACTGGTGCCATCCTTGCGCACCCGCCAGCCTTCGCCTTCGAACCGTCCTTCGTGCAGCGCCGTGTCGAGCGCACGTTGCGGCAGGCCAGCCGCACGATCATCGGCGGTATAGAAGCGCGAGAAATGCTCGCCGAGAATTTCCGCCTCTTCGTAGCCCTTGAAGCGTTTGGCGCCGGAGTTCCAGCTGGTGATGATGCCGTCCGGGTCGATCATGTAAATCGCATAATCGACCACCGCATCGATCAGCAGACGAAAACGCATCTGCTCGATCGCGGCAGTTTTGCTCGGGTTGTCACTCATCAGGTTCACCGCTGGTTTTCATTAGCGCAAGTATGCGGCAATCCGGCGCCATGGGAAGGTGCAAACGCGCTTCTATTCACGGCGTGATCAATGGGTTGATTGAGGACGAGTCGGTGCCGAGCGACCACCAGCGTGGCAGCAGTTGCTGAATGCGCGGTTCGGCGAAGCGGTCATCGATCAGCATCACCACGCCACGATCTTCACGGGTGCGGATCACCCGCCCGGCGGCCTGCACCACTTTCTGCACGCCCGGATACAGATAGGTGTAGTCGTAACCGGCACCGAAAATCGCCGCCATGCGCCGTTTCAACTGTTCATTGACCGGGTTGAGCTGGGCCAGCCCCAGGGTCGCAATGAATGCGCCGATCAGCCGTGCCCCGGGCAGGTCGATGCCCTCGCCGAACGCACCGCCCAACACGGCGAAGCCAATGCCCTGACTGTCGGCGGTGAACTGATCGAGAAACGCCTGCCGCTGTCCTTCGGCCATGCCCCGGGACTGCTGCCACAGATTGATCTGCGGATGGCGTTCGGCGAGCAGCGTCAGCACCTGTTGCAGGTAATCGAAGCTGCTGAAGAACGCCAGGTAATTGCCCGGGCGCTCGCTGAACTGGCGGGCGATCAGCTCGACGATCGGTTCCAGCGACGCCTGGCGATGATTGAAGCGCGTGGAGATACGGCTGACGATCTGCACTTGCAGCTGTTCGGCGCTGAAGGGTGATTCGACGTCTATGCATACCGTGTCGGCGGGCGTGCCGAGCAGATCGGCGTAATAGCGTCGCGGGCTCAGCGTCGCCGAGAACAACACGCTGCTGCGCGCCGCTTTCAGGCGTGGGCCGATGAACGCCGCCGGCACCACGTTGCGCAGGCACAACTGCGACAGCGGCCGCTTGCGCTCAAGGTCGCGCTTGCTGATGTCGAACAGGTAATGCTCGTCGAACAGTTCCGCCACCCGGCCGAACTGCAGCATGTCGAAATAGAAGGTTTGCAGCGCGCTGTCGAGTCCCTGCGGATGGTCGTTGAGGTAATCACCAATGGCCGCGCTGCACAGCGACACCGCTTGCAGCAGTTTCTCCGGGGCCTTGTCGTAGGCTTGATACGGCGCCAGTTGCGGCTGATGCAGCGCGTTCCACTCGCGGTTGACCCGTTGCAGGGATTTTTTCAGCACCTCGGGAGCGCTCTTGCGCACACTGGCCAGCGCGGCCTGATCGAGACTGGCGCTGTACATCGAGCGCCCGCGTTCGACCAGGTTGTGCGCTTCATCGGCCAGCACCGCAACCTTCCACTGATTGAGCTGGGCCAGACCGAACAGCAGCGCGCTGAAATCGAAGTAATAGTTGTAGTCCGCCACCACCACGTCGGCCCAGCGGGCCATTTCCTGGCTCAAGTAATACGGGCACACCGTGTGCTCACGGGCCACTTCGCGCATCGCCGCCTGATCGAGCAGATTGATCCGGCTGGCCGCTTGCCGGGCGGCGGGCAGGCGATCATAAAAGCCCTGGGCCAACGGGCAGGATTCACCGTGACAGGCTTTGTCCGGGTGTTCGCAGGCCTTGTCGCGGGCGACCATCTCCAGCACCCGCAGCGGCAAGCGTTCAGACTGATCGAACAACACCTGACTGGCATCCAGCGCCAGTTTGCGCCCCGGGGTCTTGGCGGTCAGAAAGAACACCTTGTCCAGTTGCTGCGGCGCCAGCGCCTTGAGCATCGGGAATAGCGTGCCAAGGGTTTTACCGATCCCGGTGGGCGCCTGGGCCATCAGGCAGCGGCCGGTGCTGACCGCTTTGAACACCGATTCGGCCAGATGCCGTTGGCCGGGGCGAAAGTCCGCATGGGGAAAGGCCAATTGCTGCCCGGCCAGATTGCGCGCCTCGCGATGGGCCATTTCCTGCTCGGCCCAGTTCAGGAAAAGCCGGCATTGTTGTTCGAAAAATTCCTGCAAGACCGGCGCATTGAAGGCCTCGACCAGACAGGTTTCCTTTTCGCTGACGATGTCGAAATACACCAGCGCCAGATTGATCTGCGCAAGTTCAAGCTTGCGGCACATCAGCCAGCCGTAGATTTTCGCCTGTGCCCAATGCAGCTGCCGATGGTTGGCCGGTTGCTTGCTGAGGTCGCCGCGATAGGTTTTGACTTCTTCCAGACAGTTCTGCGCCGGGTCATAGCCGTCCGCCCTGCCCCTGACCTTCAATTGCAGAAACTCGCCTTCCAGTGCCACTTCGCTTTGGTATTTGTCGCTACGCCGCGAGGCCACGGTACGGTGCCCGAGCATGCCTTCGAGGGCTGTCGGTGAAGGGGTAAAACGCAGGTCGAGGTCGCCGGTCTTGGCGGTGAACTCGCACAGCGCGCGGACGGCAATGCTGTAGCTCAAGCGCTCTGCTCCGCCCATTGCACGTAGCACACGGCGACCGGCATCTGGTGTTGGTGGCAAAATTCCAGCCAGCGCAGTTGGTTGTCCTGCAAGCGGTCACCGGGGCCTTTGACTTCGATCATGCGGTAGGTCTTGTGCTGCGGCCAGAACTGGATCAGATCCGGCATGCCGGCGCGATTGGCCTTGATGTCGAGCAGCAGGCGATTGAACCAGTGCTTGAGGTGTTCCGCCGGCAAACACGCCAGCGCCTGCTCCAGCAGTTGCTCATTCAACGCGCCCCAGAACACGAACGGCGACTGCACGCCCCATTTGGCGGCGAAGCGCTCACGAATGGTCGCCGCATAACGGCCGTCGTCGAGTTGGTCGAGACAGGCCTGGAACAGTTCGGCGCGGCGTTGCTGAAAGTCTTCGTTGAGCAGATCCACCGGCCCGCGCTGGAACGGATGAAAGAACGCTCCCGGCAACGGCGCAAAAATCGCCGGCCAGCACAACAGGCCGAACAGCGAGTTGATCAGGCTGTTCTCGACGTAGTGCACCGGGCCACTGTCTTCGTGCAAATGCGCCTGCACGTAAAACTCCACAGACAATCCCGGATCAGTGCGCGGCAGTTGCAGATCGAGGCGCTCGACCGGGCGTGGCGTTGCCCGTTTGAGCGGCGGCCCGCCGAGTTTGCGTCGCAGGCGGGGCAGCATCCGCTGCAGACTCTGCTGTTCGGCGGCGCTTTCCGGCGCCTGTTCGGCGAGGCTGGCGAGCTCCAGCGCCAGTGCGTATTCGCCACAGCGCTCCAGCACGCGGATCATTCGCTGACGGGCGCCGGGGTAGGCGCAATCGCGGTAAATGCTCAGCGCCAGGGCGAACTCAGTGATGCGTTCGCAATACTGGCCGATCTGGAACAGCACCTTGCCGCGCCGCCGCTGCAGCCACGGGTTGTCGAACTGCAACGCGCGGACCTGCTCGACGATGGGCTCCAACGGTTCACCGGCTTCGAAAAGCAGTTGGCAATGATGCAGGAACAGGCAGGCGTCAACGTCTTCACGGCTGCGCAGACCACGGGAGTCAGCGCAGAACTCGACTTTTTCGTAGGTAAAGATCCCGAGGTCGGCGAGGACGAATTCCGACCAGTCCTGATAAAGATTGCCGAAGAACATCAGACGCAGGCGGTCGCACAGGTCCATGATGGTCAGGCTGAGCAAGCGGTCGCCGAGCGTCGGTGCCCAAACGGAGAGGCTGCGCGACTCGCTGAATTGCTCGGCGAGCGGCGGCAGCCAGTCGTCCTTGCGGCCCTTGGGTTGCTCGATAAAGCTGCCGAACGCCTGCAGCAGTTCAGCCTTGAGCAACACGTCGAACACTTCGGGCATGCTCAATAAAGCCTGATCGTCGAGCCAGCCGTGACGCAACAACGGCTGCGCGGCGTTGCTGATGTCCCCGATTTCCGGGTAGTTGAGTTTGCCGAAGCGGAAATGCACGCCCTTGCGCATTATCATGCGCACCAGCAAACCCTGCGAAGCGCGTGGCAAGGCCTTGAAGTCGCGGATAAAGCCGTGCTCGGATTCGCTCATCACATCGGCATAGCGAAGCTCAAGCCAATCAAGCACTTGCCGGAAGTTGTTGAGGTAATAGAACGGATCGTCGAGCGGGTTGGCAGTCACGGTAATTCAGGGCCATGGCGAGCGAATACTGGTTATGCGTACAGATACCAGCTCTGCCCCGTCGCGTGCAAACGGAAAAAGATCAGTGGCAGCGCAATCGGGATTTTTTCAGGGTGCCATCGAACTTTTCCCCGTTCGATGGCACCAACCGCGTTAGAGACCGAAGTCGGTCAATTGATATGGAATGAGGGATTTGAGGTGGGTATGAACATCAAGACTCTGGGTCTTCCCCTGGCGGTAGCAGCCTTCCTGGCATTGGGCGGCTGCTCGACACCGACCGTGGTGACCTTGCAGAACGGTACTCAGTATTTGACCAAGGACATGCCGAAAACCAAGAACAAGGACGGGTTCTATGAGTTCGAGGATATTTCCGGGACCAAGGTGAAGGTCCGCTCTGACGAAGTCGCGACGGTGCGCAAGGAAGACTGACACCCTGCTGTACGTGTAGGAGCTGCCGAAGGCTGCGATCTTTTGACTTTGTTTTTCAAGATCAAAATCAAAAGATCGCAGCCTTCGGCAGCTCCTACAGAAGGCAGTCAAAGCGTGGGTTATTCGGAAGCAGGCAAACCCACAATGCTGTGATCACAGCTGAAATACTGTTCACCCCGCCGTGCCAGCTCGGCTTGCAGACGCCGGCAGCGTTCCAGATCCTGTTGGGTCATGCGGTCAATGCTCAGATTGCCAGTGGCTTGCTGCTGTTTGCCGTCACCCAGGCGAATGGTCACGAACGGCTGTTCGGGCTGGATCTGAAACAGGCTTTTCTCTTCGACCGGCTCGGCGGCTTCGGTCTTCGCCGGTTTCGGCAATTGATCGCTACTGATGCCGTAGCGGCTCAGAATCGAGGTTTGAGGCAGATCGGCCCAGGCATTGGCCGATAACAGCGCCAGTCCGACAACCCCGACATACCCCTTGAACCTTTTCACGTGTGCATCTCCTGTACTCAATGGCGGCTGGCTATAGAACGTGTGTGCACGTGCTGGCTTTAGGCCGCTTCTGCTGTTTGCAGAGCTTTTGAGTCAGGGTGTGGCTGTTGAGTCACTTTTGATACCGAGTTGTGGCGAGGGAGCTTGCTCCCGCTTGAGCGCGTAGCGCTCACAAAATCTTCAGGGCCGCTTCGCGACCCAGCGGGAGCAAGCTCCCTCGCCACAGGTTACGGATGCATCAGGCGATCACAATTCCATCGGCACTGAGGCTATTCAGCGCCACCCCAACCAATGTCACCGAATCCCCGCCAAACTTCAGCACCGTGTCCTGCCCCACCATCGAGGCATGCGCGCGGAAGTCATCATTGGGCAACACACCCTGCACGCCAAGGAACACCAGTTTGTCGTTCGACGTAAAACCTACCACCCGATCCTGACCGAACGCGCCGTTGAACAGGAACGTATCCGCCCCGCCCCCCGATTCCATCAGGTCATTGCCGGCGCCACCGATAAACACGTCGTTGCCGACGCCGCCAATCAAATGATCGTTGCCATCCAGACCAAACAACCAGTCACCGCCGGCATGCGCCTTGAGCGTATCGGCGCCATTGGTGCCCTTCACGCTGGACTCATACTGAGTGACGTTGCTGCCGACCTTCAGACCGCTGGCCGTGACGCTGTGGGTCACGTCGTCCTTGAACAGCCCCCAGAGAAAGCCCGGCTCCTTGGTGACGATGCTGCCGATGTCGCGGGTGATGCTGATCCCGCCGTTGGCGTCGCGCACGTACAGATTGCCCGCGCCGTCGTTGG
The Pseudomonas fluorescens genome window above contains:
- a CDS encoding MalY/PatB family protein, whose translation is MTFDFDQLFDRHNTGSTKWSRYPADVLPMWVADMDFAAPPVIIEALQQRLLHPLVGYSVAQDNLREAIVADLWDKFAWKVKPQELIFLPGVESGFNMALKALVQPQQNVVVQVPNYPPLRHAPGHWGLNKVELEFIPQADGTYATPLETLRESLNGGGALLLSNPHNPIGKVFGREELQAVADICAAQDAWIISDEIHAELCFDGRVHIPTASLSPEIAKRTITLMSASKAYNIAGLKTSFMIIQDAALRERVNHARCGMVDSVNPLGMEATRVAYSEGAPWLAELKTYLQANRDWLVDAVRSRLPGVTINVPQGTYLAWLDCSALDLDNPQQFFLEQASVGLSAGLDFGDQHQQFVRLNFGCPRSLLEEGISRMERALTQRNT
- a CDS encoding glucose 1-dehydrogenase, producing MTDYPKPPFPAQAQAVPGAQSKMQPYPDCGEQSYVGSGRLAGKIALITGADSGIGRAVAIAFAREGADVVVAYLNEHEDAKETARWVEQAGRQCLLLSGDLAHKAHCQELVDKTVERFGRIDILVNNAAFQMTHETFEEIPDEEWVMTFDVNITAIFRLCQAAIKHMRPGASIINTSSVNSDMPKPTLLAYATTKGAIANFTGGLAQILGPKEIRVNCVAPGPIWTPLIVSTMPDEEVQNFGSETPLGRPGQPVEVAPIYVLLASDEASYITGQRYGVTGGKPML
- a CDS encoding cation:proton antiporter is translated as MSFVIWVAVLGAVLLTLALTSSYLRWMPVTTSAVCLLLGIGIGPSGLDLLKLSLENASVWMEHLTEVAVLFSLFVCGLKLRLPLRDKRWRIAFGLAGPVMVLTIAGVSVLLHWGLQLSWGPSLLIGAMLAPTDPVLAALVQVNDARDVDSVRFGLSGEAGLNDGIAFPFVILGLLLLQADAQPGALTDWVLQGLLWAVPVGLLTGYWMGRGIGRLTLSLRIRNDDSTLSPNDYLALSLIALAYVGADAIGGYGFLSVFAAGLGLRQEEVKSTGASQPPAEHLVQPVVGHQNIEPQHAVHGDTERLESSQVAAGIMMGDMLSFGSLVERAMEVFLVTLLGVVLVPHWDWRALVIGAVLFCVVRPACVALMPWGTLLDGGQRLLIGWFGIRGIGSLFYLFYALNHGLSPSVATLCTNITLSVVALSILLHGISTQPLLARYEQRQKRKN
- a CDS encoding hybrid sensor histidine kinase/response regulator, which translates into the protein MSDNPSKTAAIEQMRFRLLIDAVVDYAIYMIDPDGIITSWNSGAKRFKGYEEAEILGEHFSRFYTADDRAAGLPQRALDTALHEGRFEGEGWRVRKDGTSFWCHVVIDPIIDPNGKVLGYAKITRDLTDRKMAEETLKQSEQQFRLLVQGVTDYAIYMLSPEGRVSNWNQGAQRIKGYQPEEIIGQHFSIFYTPEDRVAGEPQRALEIATREGRFENKSWRMRKDGTRFLAHVVVDAIRGETGTLLGFAKITRDVTEAHESQVALEKTREALFQAQKMQAIGQLSGGIAHDFNNLLTVILGNLEILQKRIGDDPKNSRLLENATQGALRGVSLTQRMLAFARRQELKTEPVDIPQLVQGITGLLRSSIGPGIRIETRFPEDLQPVLADSNQLELALLNLATNARDAMADGGSLCICAQPEVVLEQSHSSMAAGRYVCLSVIDTGEGMDEATLGSARDPFFTTKGVGKGTGLGLSMVHGFIEQLGGRFILKSEKGHGTRAEMWIPVALAGETAKNLYPAVKPVLVPRLSVLVVDDDSLVMTSTTLLLEDLGHRVISATSGAKALALFEQGEVIDLMITDMAMPQMSGAQLAHAVRLLKPDLPIILATGYAERLEGFAAQLPRLPKPFTQLNLVEIIAQSMK
- a CDS encoding ATP-dependent DNA helicase, which encodes MSYSIAVRALCEFTAKTGDLDLRFTPSPTALEGMLGHRTVASRRSDKYQSEVALEGEFLQLKVRGRADGYDPAQNCLEEVKTYRGDLSKQPANHRQLHWAQAKIYGWLMCRKLELAQINLALVYFDIVSEKETCLVEAFNAPVLQEFFEQQCRLFLNWAEQEMAHREARNLAGQQLAFPHADFRPGQRHLAESVFKAVSTGRCLMAQAPTGIGKTLGTLFPMLKALAPQQLDKVFFLTAKTPGRKLALDASQVLFDQSERLPLRVLEMVARDKACEHPDKACHGESCPLAQGFYDRLPAARQAASRINLLDQAAMREVAREHTVCPYYLSQEMARWADVVVADYNYYFDFSALLFGLAQLNQWKVAVLADEAHNLVERGRSMYSASLDQAALASVRKSAPEVLKKSLQRVNREWNALHQPQLAPYQAYDKAPEKLLQAVSLCSAAIGDYLNDHPQGLDSALQTFYFDMLQFGRVAELFDEHYLFDISKRDLERKRPLSQLCLRNVVPAAFIGPRLKAARSSVLFSATLSPRRYYADLLGTPADTVCIDVESPFSAEQLQVQIVSRISTRFNHRQASLEPIVELIARQFSERPGNYLAFFSSFDYLQQVLTLLAERHPQINLWQQSRGMAEGQRQAFLDQFTADSQGIGFAVLGGAFGEGIDLPGARLIGAFIATLGLAQLNPVNEQLKRRMAAIFGAGYDYTYLYPGVQKVVQAAGRVIRTREDRGVVMLIDDRFAEPRIQQLLPRWWSLGTDSSSINPLITP
- a CDS encoding VRR-NUC domain-containing protein gives rise to the protein MTANPLDDPFYYLNNFRQVLDWLELRYADVMSESEHGFIRDFKALPRASQGLLVRMIMRKGVHFRFGKLNYPEIGDISNAAQPLLRHGWLDDQALLSMPEVFDVLLKAELLQAFGSFIEQPKGRKDDWLPPLAEQFSESRSLSVWAPTLGDRLLSLTIMDLCDRLRLMFFGNLYQDWSEFVLADLGIFTYEKVEFCADSRGLRSREDVDACLFLHHCQLLFEAGEPLEPIVEQVRALQFDNPWLQRRRGKVLFQIGQYCERITEFALALSIYRDCAYPGARQRMIRVLERCGEYALALELASLAEQAPESAAEQQSLQRMLPRLRRKLGGPPLKRATPRPVERLDLQLPRTDPGLSVEFYVQAHLHEDSGPVHYVENSLINSLFGLLCWPAIFAPLPGAFFHPFQRGPVDLLNEDFQQRRAELFQACLDQLDDGRYAATIRERFAAKWGVQSPFVFWGALNEQLLEQALACLPAEHLKHWFNRLLLDIKANRAGMPDLIQFWPQHKTYRMIEVKGPGDRLQDNQLRWLEFCHQHQMPVAVCYVQWAEQSA
- a CDS encoding YgdI/YgdR family lipoprotein — protein: MNIKTLGLPLAVAAFLALGGCSTPTVVTLQNGTQYLTKDMPKTKNKDGFYEFEDISGTKVKVRSDEVATVRKED